In Scytonema millei VB511283, a single window of DNA contains:
- a CDS encoding helix-turn-helix transcriptional regulator — protein sequence MTRPPLPSLVVLRILKQITQKELADVLGVTEQTIHNWERGKAVPKLTIPQTKTLCKVLGATLDELPNDFSVPMAAPFTNWSGQQENPAKKNDMTKAPSLSFVVLRSLKQITQKELADVLGVTEDTISNWERGKVVPKLTIPQTKALCNLLEVNLEQLPDNFGKPERHSYQIDNGKSPPVANIDLE from the coding sequence ATGACAAGACCGCCTCTGCCGTCCCTTGTAGTACTAAGGATACTCAAACAAATAACTCAAAAGGAGCTTGCAGATGTTTTAGGAGTTACGGAACAAACCATACATAACTGGGAAAGAGGTAAAGCAGTGCCAAAGTTAACCATCCCCCAGACTAAAACTTTATGTAAAGTGCTAGGAGCAACTCTTGACGAGTTACCGAATGACTTCTCAGTACCTATGGCTGCACCATTCACGAACTGGAGCGGGCAGCAAGAGAATCCTGCAAAAAAAAATGACATGACAAAAGCGCCTTCGCTATCTTTTGTAGTACTAAGGTCACTCAAACAGATAACTCAAAAGGAGCTGGCAGATGTTTTAGGAGTCACAGAAGATACCATATCTAACTGGGAAAGAGGTAAAGTCGTGCCAAAGCTAACTATCCCCCAAACTAAGGCTTTATGCAACCTCTTAGAGGTGAATCTTGAGCAACTACCGGATAACTTTGGAAAACCAGAGCGGCATTCATACCAAATAGACAATGGAAAATCGCCGCCAGTCGCAAACATTGATTTAGAGTAG
- a CDS encoding Mu transposase C-terminal domain-containing protein, with protein sequence MIQDLQQPLILDENNNHLNIQLDEKPVKPQRLPSDELLTDKVNRRIEVLQSLIEPCDRKTYGIKKREAARKLGVSLRQVERLLQKWREHGLVGLTATRSDKGKYRLEQDWVDFIINTYTNGNKGSKRMTRHQVFMRVKGRAKQLALKKGEYPSHQSVYRILDQHIEQKDRKRKARSPGYSGERLTHMTRDGRELEVEGSNDVWQCDHTRLDIRLVDEYGVLDRPWLTIIIDSYSRCVMGFYLGFDHPSSQIDALALRHAILPKSYGSGYQLRHDWGTYGKPNHFYTDGGKDFTSIHITEQVAVQIGFNCSLRRRPSDGGIVERFFRTLNDQVLRDLPGYTGSNVQQRPATVDKDARLTLKGLETILVRYIVDEYNQHVDARSGNQSRLQRWEGGLMVDPYLYDELDLAICLMKQERRTVQKYGRIRFGDRDFAAEHLRGRAGELVTVRFDPDDITTLFVYQRNADGTEELLDYAHALDLETERLSLRELKARNKKRRETGEEINNSILDAMLDRDEFVENLVKRNRQQRKQAAQEQVNPTQSVAKKFAISKPEEIEAKSMSEAELEVELPRYQVRFMDDLFEDD encoded by the coding sequence ATGATTCAAGACTTGCAACAGCCTTTGATATTAGACGAAAACAACAATCATCTTAATATTCAGCTAGATGAAAAGCCTGTAAAACCTCAAAGACTACCCTCTGACGAATTGCTTACTGACAAAGTAAACCGCAGGATAGAGGTGCTTCAAAGCCTTATCGAGCCATGCGATCGCAAAACCTACGGTATTAAAAAGCGGGAGGCTGCGCGAAAACTGGGTGTATCGCTGCGTCAGGTAGAACGCTTGCTTCAGAAGTGGCGAGAACATGGGTTAGTTGGACTAACTGCAACGCGATCAGATAAAGGAAAGTACCGCCTTGAGCAGGATTGGGTAGACTTTATCATCAATACTTATACCAACGGTAACAAGGGCAGCAAGCGGATGACTCGGCATCAAGTATTTATGCGGGTCAAAGGAAGAGCTAAGCAACTCGCGCTGAAAAAAGGTGAATACCCAAGTCACCAGTCGGTTTATCGAATTCTCGACCAACACATCGAGCAGAAAGACAGAAAACGGAAAGCAAGAAGCCCAGGCTACTCAGGAGAGCGGTTGACACACATGACTCGTGATGGGCGAGAGTTGGAGGTCGAGGGTAGCAATGACGTATGGCAGTGCGATCATACTCGCTTAGATATCAGGCTTGTTGACGAGTATGGCGTTCTGGATCGCCCTTGGCTAACGATAATCATCGATTCCTATTCCCGTTGCGTGATGGGATTTTATTTAGGATTCGATCACCCTAGCTCTCAAATTGATGCCTTAGCTTTGCGTCATGCAATCCTACCTAAGTCTTATGGTTCTGGATATCAACTTCGTCACGACTGGGGGACATATGGTAAACCCAATCACTTTTATACTGACGGCGGTAAGGACTTTACTTCAATTCACATTACAGAGCAAGTTGCCGTTCAAATAGGTTTCAATTGCTCTTTGAGAAGACGACCATCAGATGGTGGAATTGTCGAGCGTTTTTTTAGGACGCTTAACGACCAAGTATTGCGTGATTTACCAGGCTACACGGGGTCAAACGTGCAACAACGCCCAGCAACCGTGGATAAAGATGCTCGCCTGACTCTCAAGGGTTTAGAAACGATTTTAGTGCGTTACATAGTAGATGAATATAACCAGCACGTAGATGCCCGTTCTGGAAACCAGAGTCGGTTGCAGCGGTGGGAAGGCGGATTAATGGTAGATCCTTATCTATACGATGAATTGGACTTGGCAATTTGCTTGATGAAGCAAGAGCGCCGGACAGTCCAGAAATACGGACGAATAAGATTTGGAGATCGGGATTTTGCAGCAGAACATTTAAGAGGTCGAGCAGGAGAATTGGTTACAGTACGATTCGATCCTGATGACATCACTACTCTCTTCGTCTATCAACGCAATGCAGATGGTACGGAAGAATTACTCGATTATGCTCACGCTCTAGATTTAGAAACTGAACGGCTTTCTTTACGAGAACTGAAAGCGAGAAATAAGAAGCGTAGAGAAACAGGTGAGGAAATCAACAATTCGATTTTAGACGCGATGCTAGATCGTGACGAATTTGTGGAAAATTTAGTTAAAAGAAACCGTCAGCAGCGCAAGCAGGCAGCGCAGGAACAAGTAAATCCCACACAGTCTGTTGCTAAGAAATTTGCTATTTCCAAACCAGAAGAAATAGAGGCAAAGTCTATGTCAGAAGCAGAACTGGAAGTAGAGCTACCAAGATATCAAGTTCGCTTCATGGACGACTTGTTTGAAGATGATTAG